From Musa acuminata AAA Group cultivar baxijiao chromosome BXJ3-8, Cavendish_Baxijiao_AAA, whole genome shotgun sequence, one genomic window encodes:
- the LOC135644833 gene encoding PI-PLC X domain-containing protein At5g67130-like, with protein MQLLPLLLLLLLHSRLLPSSSAAQLGSICLSNGNCNAGLHCETCLANGNLRPRCTRIQPSDPKSKGNGLPFNRYAWLTTHNSFARLGQQSRTGTPVIAPENQQDSVTGQLNNGVRGLMLDMYDFENDIWLCHSFGGNCFNFTAFQPAIDVLKEIQLFLEANPSEVITIFIEDYVTSPKGLTKVFNASGLMKYWFPVERMPKNGGDWPLLGDMTSRNERLLVFTSKAAKEASEGIAYEWRYVVENQYGDGGMEAGSCPNRAESLPMNAMSRSLVLMNHFPSNPDMATACKHNSAPLVSMLSTCHGSSANRWPNFIAVDFYKRSDGGGAPQATDIANGHLVCGCNSIAYCKVNASFGVCDDPAKPGAAATSASCRLSSPVLASQLQYLSLLTIVLVSMDL; from the exons ATGCAG CTGCTGCCACTGCTTTTGCTGCTACTGCTCCATTCACGCCTTCTTCCTTCGTCTTCTGCTGCTCAG CTCGGTTCGATCTGCTTGTCCAACGGGAACTGCAACGCCGGGCTGCATTGCGAGACATGTCTGGCCAACGGCAACCTCCGGCCCAGGTGTACACGAATCCAGCCCTCTGATCCCAAATCGAAG GGAAATGGGCTGCCGTTCAATAGATACGCGTGGCTGACGACTCACAACTCGTTCGCGCGACTCGGCCAGCAATCGCGCACCGGAACGCCCGTCATCGCCCCGGAGAACCAGCAGGACTCGGTCACCGGCCAGCTCAAC AACGGTGTTAGGGGCTTAATGCTGGATATGTATGACTTTGAGAACGACATCTGGTTGTGCCATTCCTTCGGTGGCAACTGTTTCAACTTCACTGCCTTT CAACCTGCTATCGATGTGCTCAAGGAAATCCAGCTATTTCTCGAAGCAAACCCTTCAGAAGTCATAACAATCTTTATCGAAGACTATGTCACATCCCCTAAGGGTCTCACAAAGGTCTTCAATGCTTCCGGACTGATGAAATATTGGTTCCCTGTTGAAAGAATGCCCAAGAATGGAGGAGACTGGCCACTGCTCGGTGACATGACAAGCAGGAACGAACGCCTGCTGGTGTTCACTTCTAAAGCTGCCAAAGAGGCCTCTGAAGGCATTGCGTACGAGTGGAGATACGTTGTGGAAAACCAAT ACGGAGATGGTGGAATGGAAGCAGGTTCTTGCCCGAACCGAGCCGAGTCATTGCCCATGAACGCGATGTCGAGATCTCTGGTTTTGATGAACCATTTCCCTTCCAATCCAGACATGGCAACAGCGTGCAAGCACAATTCTGCTCCTCTTGTGAGCATGCTGAGTACATGCCACGGTTCGTCGGCTAATCGCTGGCCTAACTTTATTGCTGTAGACTTCTATAAG AGGAGTGATGGAGGTGGAGCCCCTCAAGCTACAGATATAGCAAATGGGCACCTGGTTTGCGGATGCAACAGTATAGCCTACTGCAAA GTTAATGCTTCATTCGGGGTATGTGATGATCCAGCGAAGCCCGGGGCTGCAGCAACCTCAGCTTCCTGCAGATTAAGCTCTCCAGTTCTTGCAAGTCAGCTCCAGTATTTATCGTTGCTAACGATCGTGTTGGTCTCCATGGACCTGTGA
- the LOC103995855 gene encoding uncharacterized protein LOC103995855 codes for MGTTLRYAMVCSSNQNRSMEAHALLKRQGFDVSSYGTGAHVKLPGPSLREPNVYDFGTPYKFMHDELRRKDPDLYKRNGILPMLKRNLGVKNAPQRWQDNAADGCFDVVMTFEEKVFDTVIEDLNNREQKVIRSVLIINLEVKDNHEEAATGAKLALDLCQDIESADCWEDAIDDIVVAFERQQKRKLLYTISFY; via the exons ATGGGGACGACGCTGCGGTACGCGATGGTGTGCTCGTCGAACCAGAACCGGAGCATGGAGGCGCACGCGCTGCTGAAGCGCCAGGGCTTCGACGTTTCTTCCTACGGGACTGGGGCGCACGTCAAGCTCCCCGGCCCCTCGCTGCGGGAGCCCAACGTCTACGACTTCGGCACCCCCTACAAGTTCATGCACGATGAACTCCGCCGCAAAGACCCCGACTT GTACAAGCGAAATGGGATACTGCCGATGCTCAAGAGGAACCTCGGGGTCAAGAATGCGCCGCAGCGGTGGCAGGACAACGCTGCTGATGGCTGCTTCGACGTCGTTATGACCTTCGAGGAGAAGGTCTTCGATACCGTCATCGAAG ATCTTAATAATCGGGAACAGAAGGTGATAAGAAGTGTTCTGATAATCAACTTGGAAGTAAAAGATAACCATGAAGAAGCTGCCACTGGTGCCAAGCTCGCTTTAGATTTGTGTCAAGAT ATTGAATCTGCAGACTGCTGGGAAGATGCAATCGATGACATTGTTGTTGCATTTGAGAGACAACAGAAGCGAAAACTACTCTACACCATCTCATTCTATTAG
- the LOC135646022 gene encoding abscisic stress-ripening protein 5-like, which yields MSEERHHHHLFHHRQEEEKPSEEVVYSETAYNPSGDDYTSGYTETAVAESASDEFERYEKEEKHHKHKEHLGEMGALAAGAFALYEKHEAKKDPEHAHKHKIEEEIAAAVAVGSGGYAFHEHHEKKDAKKEAEEASGQTHHHHHLF from the exons ATGTCCGAGGAGaggcaccaccaccacctcttccACCACCGccaggaggaggagaagcccTCCGAGGAGGTGGTCTACTCGGAGACCGCCTATAACCCCAGCGGCGATGACTACACCTCCGGCTACACGGAGACCGCCGTCGCCGAGTCCGCTTCAGATGAGTTCGAGAGGTACGAGAAGGAAGAGAAGCATCACAAGCACAAGGAGCACCTCGGCGAGATGGGCGCCCTCGCCGCCGGTGCCTTTGCCTTG TACGAGAAGCATGAGGCCAAGAAGGACCCTGAGCACGCCCACAAGCACAAGATCGAGGAGGAGATCGCTGCAGCGGTGGCCGTCGGCAGCGGAGGGTATGCCTTCCATGAGCACCACGAGAAGAAGGATGCCAAGAAAGAAGCCGAGGAGGCGAGCGGACAGacacatcaccaccaccacctcttctGA